In the genome of Phaeodactylum tricornutum CCAP 1055/1 PHATR_bd_33x35 genomic scaffold, whole genome shotgun sequence, one region contains:
- a CDS encoding predicted protein, translated as MLHSICVFSVSVEIFWLFTSNGVQIYVYESNTGVVRELRDLLDENEQDVPRWLNEMCQFSGGRSSGGGGRGGGGRRGGGGGGFGSRDVRSKSGNDRGQGGSSGYGGGGYGGGGYGRGGGYGGGGNFGGGAW; from the coding sequence ATGTTACACAGCATATGTGTATTTTCGGTTTCTGTTGAAATTTTCTGGCTTTTCACGTCTAATGGGGTTCAGATTTACGTTTACGAGAGCAATACGGGTGTTGTCCGCGAGCTGCGCGATCTTCTCGACGAGAATGAGCAGGATGTTCCCCGTTGGCTCAATGAAATGTGCCAGTTTAGTGGCGGCCGTAGTAGCGGCGGAGGTGGTCGAGGAGGAGGCGGCCgtcgtggcggcggtggcggaggTTTTGGCAGTCGTGATGTACGCAGCAAAAGTGGCAATGATCGTGGACAAGGCGGCAGCAGTGGCTACGGTGGCGGAGGCTACGGAGGTGGCGGCTACGGCCGAGGAGGCGGCtatggtggtggtggtaacTTCGGAGGCGGCGCCTGGTAA